One stretch of Microcoleus sp. FACHB-672 DNA includes these proteins:
- the cofG gene encoding 7,8-didemethyl-8-hydroxy-5-deazariboflavin synthase subunit CofG, translating to MSRIVTYSSAYTVVPTYECFNRCTYCNFRVDPQQSPWLELSDAQRLLKSLHGTGMIEILILSGEVHSQSSRRQAWFERIYNLCELALSLGFLPHTNAGPLSLEEMATLKTVNVSMGLMLEQLTPKLMQTVHRHAPSKVPECRLQQLQWAGELQIPFTTGLLLGIGETLDDCEETLQAIADIHRRWGHIQEVILQPHSPGTQQTWEGSAFSVHRLIEVVKIARQILPAEVVLQIPPNLVQEPAALLACLEAGARDLGGIGPRDEVNPDYPHPHHQQLSEILKPAGWQLVPRLPVYPQYDSWLQGRLQDAVKQWRSAINNPLTRN from the coding sequence ATGTCACGGATTGTTACATACAGCTCTGCTTACACCGTAGTGCCGACTTATGAATGCTTTAACCGTTGCACCTACTGCAACTTTCGGGTTGACCCGCAGCAAAGTCCCTGGCTGGAATTAAGCGACGCCCAAAGGTTGCTGAAGTCGCTGCACGGCACCGGCATGATTGAAATTCTCATTCTCAGTGGTGAGGTGCATTCGCAAAGTTCTCGCCGGCAAGCCTGGTTTGAGCGCATTTACAATTTGTGTGAACTCGCCTTATCACTAGGTTTTCTCCCACACACAAATGCCGGCCCTCTCAGTTTGGAAGAGATGGCAACGTTAAAAACTGTCAATGTATCGATGGGGCTAATGTTAGAGCAGCTGACACCCAAACTGATGCAAACGGTTCACCGGCACGCACCCAGCAAAGTTCCAGAGTGCCGGCTGCAACAATTGCAATGGGCGGGAGAACTGCAAATTCCTTTCACCACCGGCCTTTTATTAGGAATTGGGGAAACTCTAGACGACTGCGAGGAAACGTTACAAGCGATCGCAGACATTCACCGGCGATGGGGACATATTCAAGAAGTGATTCTGCAACCCCACAGTCCAGGGACTCAGCAGACGTGGGAAGGTTCAGCGTTTAGTGTTCACCGGCTAATAGAAGTGGTTAAAATCGCCCGTCAGATTCTCCCGGCGGAGGTCGTTTTGCAAATTCCCCCCAATTTAGTGCAAGAACCGGCAGCATTACTCGCTTGTTTAGAAGCCGGCGCGCGAGATTTAGGGGGAATTGGGCCGCGTGATGAGGTTAACCCCGACTACCCCCATCCCCACCATCAGCAACTCTCAGAAATCTTAAAACCGGCAGGATGGCAGTTGGTGCCACGCTTGCCGGTTTATCCTCAATATGACAGTTGGCTGCAAGGACGCTTACAGGACGCCGTCAAACAGTGGCGCAGTGCAATTAATAACCCGTTGACGCGAAATTAG